In the genome of Phlebotomus papatasi isolate M1 chromosome 2, Ppap_2.1, whole genome shotgun sequence, one region contains:
- the LOC129801045 gene encoding LOW QUALITY PROTEIN: uncharacterized protein LOC129801045 (The sequence of the model RefSeq protein was modified relative to this genomic sequence to represent the inferred CDS: deleted 2 bases in 1 codon) has protein sequence MEPEGRQEVVTGTKKRPPKLKNTDRTISITIENYKPPAPVIVDDGMILEEMDSLPPHPSSAPLDDYNPPNIFYVDGGSTGAISYEDCPHSLYAARRSSFRRSDTLDVSAPGLLQMRKTRSFHLNEPPTVEDVLNARRTSSSVRNSMLYPNELAVAPLATPEHSPSSDRRNCSMHRSFNDPQKQRIMSRRDAMKCHSFSENIYPDDSEERRKDVKKFSSANVSLENELFRSRSNSRSRSQQEDETVDIRVEYSPRPSAVLKRQMTTVMSTEPVAHALSRSSRTAKSFYLSPASYDELRAVSPRRSPADARKVYSSSMKYKMDKENTGLVPTGGAKKSKSFIADALPVPRAFELERNISPYGWDRGKLFPPMRSQRCKGPRLTQSIKLPETRSSYESRRSSLGFDTLGEVDYDAVLRSYRQGHRTRRKSSTASRGKAKRPTDFDESDESVRKRKKIVCIVTTVFVSLVFATVFVVIVSLAHSSGTSQTHTKSPKIYPLNRGLPLHYNGIYYTPKRN, from the exons ATGGAGCCTGAAGGGCGTCAGGAGGTGGTTACGGGGACGAAGAAAAGACCACCGAAGCTGAAAAACACTGATCGCACAATATCCATCACCATTGAGAACTACAAGCCACCTGCTCCTGTAATTGTGGACGATGGCATGATTCTCGAGGAGATGGACAGCCTTCCACCGCATCCGTCATCAGCGCCCCTGGATGACTACAACCCGCCGAACATATTTTACGTGGACGGTGGCAGTACTGGCGCCATCAGCTACGAAGATTGTCCACATTCACTCTATGCCGCCCGTAGGAGTAGCTTTCGACGATCCGATACACTCGACGTAAGTGCTCCGGGTCTTCTGCAGATGCGTAAAACACGATCGTTTCACTTAAATGAACCGCCAACGGTTGAGGATGTACTGAATGCACGTCGTACGAGTAGTAGTGTTCGAAACTCCATGCTGTATCCCAATGAGTTAGCGGTGGCACCACTAGCAACCCCCGAACACTCTCCTTCGTCCGATCGAAGAAACTGCTCAATGCATCGTTCTttcaatgatcctcaaaagcaGAGGATTATGAGCCGGAGGGATGCTATGAAATGTCACTCTTTTAGCGAAAACATCTACCCAGATGACAGTGAGGAACGACGAAAGGATGTCAAAAAGTTTAGTTCGGCCAATGTATCCCTGGAGAACGAACTCTTCAGATCACGAAGCAATAGCCGAAGTCGTAGTCAACAGGAAGATGAAACTGTGGACATCCGAGTGGAATATAGTCCACGTCCGAGTGCCGTTCTCAAGCGTCAAATGACAACGGTTATGTCGACAGAACCAGTTGCTCATGCTCTCAGTAGATCATCCCGAACAGCTAAGAGTTTCTACTTATCACCGGCATCGTATGATGAACTGCGTGCAGTATCTCCGAGAAGATCTCCAGCAGATGCAAGAAAAGTGTATAGTTCGAGTATGAAGTACAAGATGGACAAGGAAAATACAGGTTTGGTGCCAACAGGTGGTGCTAAGAAATCTAAAAGTTTCATCGCGGATGCCTTACCTGTACCACGTGCTTTTGAACTGGAACGCAACATATCACCGTACGGCTGGGATCGGGGAAAACTCTTTCCACCGATGAGATCACAAAGGTGCAAAGG TCCAAGGTTAACGCAGAGCATCAAACTTCCTGAAACACGATCATCGTACGAAAGTCGACGGAGTTCTCTCGGTTTCGATACGCTAGGTGAAGTCGACTATGACGCAGTGCTGAGGTCCTACCGACAAGGTCATCGTACACGTCGAAAGAGTTCTACGGCATCTCGGGGAAAGGCGAAACGTCCTACGGACTTTGATGAGAGTGACGAAAGTGTTCGAAAACGCAAAAAGATCGTATGCATCGTTACAACGGTGTTTGTTAGCCTAGTCTTTGCTACAGTATTTGTGGTAATAGTGTCACTAGCCCACTCTAGTGGAACAAGTCAAACGCACACCAAATCTCCGAAGATCTACCCACTAAATAGGGGACTTCCTCTGCACTACAATGgtatatatt